A genomic segment from Drosophila miranda strain MSH22 chromosome 3, D.miranda_PacBio2.1, whole genome shotgun sequence encodes:
- the LOC108158647 gene encoding pneumococcal serine-rich repeat protein isoform X1, producing the protein MESMRRNEANTSHHPNKVALNSSNVATESNIKSNKLLANLSAANAATIQTAAAAAAAAGTATATTGNATAATTTNQTLNYNNKGKVTATAANNQRSNHNNSSSKKHTKTTGAGKTTASSHSTALSSSSSSNSSESKDTNFEYEDEWNIGGIPELLDDLDADIEKSAAHSGGGNQATSINAKQATSSSSTSTSTSASAPAKASGSSSSAAAASSSSSSSSGASAAAVHQKSHKITLHSNLSATSPTTIKFTRQPVPSGTGSSSASAASSTSSNGNGNGSGNSGSGSGSNTSVVASKGSSSGKHHHHHHHHSTSSSSSTSSSSSGGSKGYKSALVAQLNSPSTLGNSHSSGSHSKAPPGASSGTSASGTGTGTGASAGAGIGAGSTLSSSTFAGFSKGGSLVSSSTASASATATGTTAATTTTTAAVPSATGSGQQASKVSAGGMSSQTGSGSGSNTSNNSGSSSGSGGGGGNANSTGNSVNNSSGSGGSLSGPVGGQSSQGGSSSSGKSSAKMSIDHQATLDKGLKMKIKRTKPGTKSSEAKHEIVKATDQQNGALGANSAANSNEDGSTGANNASSLSSSNSSSSASSGNSSSSGSSSSGGNSSSSSKKHMNNSSAGSGSSSSGAQNSAGHSSSASTSSSSSQSTPQGTKRGSSGHRREKTKDKNAHSNRMSVDKSAAAASAAGEKDTPEKNSGSGSGSGSGSVSGTGASSCSCSGDVGTPCSHHACIRRAAHMSNSNSSSSGGSSSANVAAAAAAASSMSAVPPGVFTPSAGSPSAGSPSAVVPAAASLLAATTAVSSSASQLSGSAGGVGGGVGTGGPNAPGPPGKETSGSSIKISSHIAAQLAAAAASNSYTGQGPGPGLGQGQGGSGSGSNSNSNSSQSSSSSSGDSKASAAAQAKMMAPGMISATVHHTISVPAGSVGDEDTKSPPAKRAKHEANSSGSGGSSSGSGKEMVDICIGTSVGTITEPDCLGPCEPGTSVTLEGIVWHETEGGVLVVNVTWRGKTYVGTLLDCTRHDWAPPRFCDSPTEELDSRTPKGRGKRGRSAGLTPDLSNFTETRSSIYFSHAQVHSKLRNGTAKGRGATRSASGNAATNSNSGSSGNGGGATPSTSPTAFLPPRPEKRKSKDEAPSPLNGDTDGGSDRSMVNASGIPISASGGGLATQPQSLLNPVTGLNVQINTKKCKTASPCAISPVLLECPEQDCSKKYKHANGLRYHQSHAHGAGGGASSMDEDSMQAPEEPGTPPSPGGAAAAQATTVAGVPVAPSTSTSTSTANVAVVNGGSAPPATGATTAAAAAASVAPIAATLSAETPAIPAPPAVTPPTATPICAAATATPVGLAATTEATPVSVLPLAANLPLAVPPTATASTASSSVPPPTQPPPSQQQQQQQQQLLTPGSSSGSNQPVAGGSITAGISGQALSQHQQQLMGGLPAMLTEQQQQALLQQGALKAGVLRFVPPDATSLQQQQPGQVQVNPQTQLQSPPRPPSHAQDTQQTPAGYAQQAGLKTSPGFGSVGVGSNSKQKKNRKSPGPGDFDGRVSREDVQSPAYSDISDDSTPVAEQELLDKSVGQPAKHIELLGKKPPEVGVVPAAPTPSMPALGGYGMYQFYPAQQQAPPPPQQQQQQQYMVQTGPDVMQPGKAPGMPPTLAQAQAQVQQQQQQLQPGAPPPTSQPQAHLLVPPSQQAVSAHLADYSNKNKDPPLDLMTKPQPGQQSNHQPLQTGPPPGQGENIGKDGGAPPTSQTGIQPPPVNLSAVTGPPPGALPPGLGGLSALGAAALGGPTPGKGMPHFYPFNFIPPAYPYNVDPNFGPVSIVGSSEEAAKLGGHPGLPGSQAQQLSGISIKEERLKESPSPHENPKHMAPQQQLLANKLIKQEPMTKQEIKQEPNSNPGQQHPPPSQAQAPQPQQQPQPTQPQQPHALHPKDLQALGAYPAIYQRHSMSLAAVQQARDEELRRYYMFTGRQNQAAAAAAAAAAAQNAAQGGGPGGLPPHPGMLHKDESNLSLQQQQQQHMTLAQHQQQAIQQHHQHLQQQHQQQQQQQQQQQQQQQHQQQQQQQQQQQQQQQQKLKQAQASSVANNKATNLTKDSPKQKNNSGEDEQQQQQLKVKQEGQKPTMETQGPPPPPTSQYFLHPSYISPNPFGFDPNHPMYRNVLMSAAGPYNTAPYHLPIPRYHAPEDLSRNTGTKALDALHHAASQYYTTHKIHELSERALKSPTSGSGPVKVSVSSPSIGPPQSGGPSNSGPGSGPNVLGGNGPSQPGSGPGSAGGVPLNLQPPSGGLGSTPGNKPDLAGQKPHGVPPGSALDAHKQTMPGGPPPSGPPGNGGVGGVGGAVVNGPAGGGGAGAADSRSPPPQRHVHTHHHTHVGLGYPMYPAPYGAAVLASQQAAAVAVINPFPPGPSK; encoded by the exons ATGGAGTCAATGAGACGTAACGAGGCGAACACTAGCCACCACCCGAATAAG GTGGCCCTGAATAGCAGCAACGTAGCAACGGAAAGCAATATTAAGAGTAACAAATTGTTAGCTAATTTAAGTGCAGCGAACGCAGCAACAATCCagacagcggcagcagcagcagcagcagcaggaacagcGACGGCAACAACGGGTAACGCGACGGCAGCGACAACAACGAATCAAACGTTGAATTACAATAACAAAGGGAAGGTgacggcaacggcagcgaatAATCAGAGGAGCAatcacaacaacagcagcagcaagaagCACACGA AGACAACTGGAGCTGGAAAGACAACAGCCTCTTCGCACTCCACGGCGCTGTCATCGTCGAGCAGCTCCAATTCGAGCGAGTCGAAGGACACGAACTTCGAGTACGAGGACGAGTGGAACATCGGTGGGATCCCAGAACTGCTGGACGATCTAGACGCGGACATCGAAAAGTCTGCGGCGCATTCGGGTGGTGGCAACCAGGCTACCTCGATAAATGCCAAGCAGGCAACCAGCTCCtcctccacatccacatccacctcTGCATCGGCGCCAGCCAAGGCGAGTGGGTCATcgtcatcagcagcagcggcatcatcgtcatcatcgtcatcgtcaggAGCGTCAGCGGCTGCAGTACATCAAAAGTCGCACAAGATCACATTGCATAGCAATTTGTCGGCCACATCGCCAACCACAATTAAGTTCACACGCCAGCCCGTCCCCAGCGGCACCGGGAGCAGTAGTGCATCAGCAGCGTCGTCAACATCCTcgaacgggaacgggaacggtAGCGGCAacagcgggagcgggagcggaaGCAACACAAGCGTGGTGGCTAGCAAGGGATCCTCTTCGGGCAAGCATcatcaccaccaccaccatcactCGACATCATCTTCGTCCTCTACCTCGTCGAGCTCCAGCGGCGGCTCCAAGGGCTACAAATCCGCTTTGGTGGCACAACTGAACAGTCCGAGTACACTCGGAAATAGCCACAGCAGCGGGAGTCACTCCAAGGCACCACCTGGCGCAAGCTCAGGCACAAGCGCCAGCGGAACCGGAACAGGAACCGGAGCAAGCGCAGGAGCCGGAATCGGAGCCGGCAGCACATTGTCATCCTCGACATTTGCCGGCTTCTCGAAGGGAGGCAGCCTAGTATCCTCTTCTACAGCGTCAGCgtcagccacagccacaggcaCAACCGcagccacaaccacaaccacagccGCAGTCCCATCCGCAACTGGCAGTGGTCAGCAGGCCTCCAAAGTCTCCGCTGGCGGCATGTCCTCGCAAacgggcagcggcagcggcagcaacacaAGCAACAACAGCggaagcagcagcggcagcggggGAGGAGGCGGCAACGCCAACAGCACCGGAAACAGCGTgaacaacagcagcggcagcggagGCAGCCTCAGCGGCCCAGTCGGTGGCCAGAGTTCGCAAggcggcagcagctccagcggTAAATCGAGCGCAAAAATGTCCATTGATCATCAAGCCACGCTCGACAAAGGACTCAAAATGAAGATCAAGCGCACCAAGCCGGGCACCAAGAGCTCGGAGGCCAAGCACGAGATAGTCAAGGCCACCGACCAACAGAACGGAGCCCTGGGCGCCAATTCGGCAGCCAATTCCAACGAGGACGGGAGCACGGGCGCCAACAACGCGTCCTCCCTCTCATCCAGCAACTCTTCGAGCAGCGCCAGCAGCGGCAACTCCTCCAGTAgcgggagcagcagcagtggtgGCAACTCCTCGAGTAGCAGCAAGAAACACATGAACAACTCCAGTGCTGGCAGCGGGTCCTCATCCAGTGGCGCCCAGAACAGTGCCGGCCACAGCAGCTCGGCCAGCACGTCCTCGAGCAGCAGCCAGTCCACGCCCCAGGGCACAAAGAGGGGCAGCTCCGGGCACAGGCGCGAGAAGACCAAGGACAAGAACGCACATTCCAATCGCATGTCCGTGGACAAATCGGCCGCTGCCGCATCGGCGGCCGGGGAGAAGGACACGCCAGAGAAGAACTCTGGATCTGGATCGGGATCGGGATCAGGGTCGGTATCGGGAACGGGCGCATCATCCTGCTCCTGCAGCGGCGACGTGGGCACGCCCTGCTCCCACCACGCCTGCATCCGACGTGCCGCGCACATGTCCAACTCCAATTCCAGTTCCAGTGGCGGGAGCAGTTCGGCCAACgtggctgctgcagctgcagctgcctcCTCCATGTCAGCTGTGCCGCCTGGAGTGTTTACACCTTCGGCCGGCTCACCCTCGGCGGGATCTCCATCGGCCGTCGTTCCAGCAGCCGCCTCTCTGCTGGCAGCCACAACGGCCgtctcctcctccgcctcgCAGCTATCCGGCAGCGCTGGCGGCGTCGGTGGCGGCGTCGGCACTGGAGGACCGAATGCACCGGGGCCGCCAGGCAAGGAAACCTCTGGCAGCAGCATTAAGATATCCTCGCACATCGCCGCACAGCtggcagccgcagccgcatcCAACAGCTACACCGGCCAGGGCCCTGGTCCGGGTCTCGGACAGGGACAGGGCGGCAGCGGGAGCGGCTCAAACTCAAACTCCAACAGCAGTCAgagcagctccagcagcagtggcGACAGCAAGGCATCGGCTGCGGCCCAGGCCAAAATGATGGCTCCGGGGATGATCTCAGCGACGGTCCACCACACGATTTCAGTGCCGGCTGGCAGTGTTGGTGACGAGGACACCAAATCCCCGCCAGCCAAGCGGGCTAAGCACGAGGCAAACAGCtccggcagcggcggcagtagcagcggcagcggcaaggAGATGGTCGACATATGCATCGGCACTTCGGTGGGAACCATCACCGAGCCGGACTGCCTGGGGCCCTGCGAGCCGGGCACCTCGGTCACCCTCGAGGGCATCGTTTGGCACGAGACCGAGGGCGGCGTCCTCGTCGTGAACGTGACGTGGCGCGGCAAGACCTATGTGGGCACCCTGCTAGACTGCACCCGACACGACTGGGCTCCTCCAAG ATTCTGTGATTCACCAACTGAAGAATTAGATTCTCGAACTCCAAAGGGTCGCGGCAAGCGCGGACGCAGCGCCGGGCTCACGCCCGACCTGAGCAACTTCACCGAAACCAGAAGCTCG ATTTACTTCTCGCATGCCCAAGTGCATTCGAAGCTGCGCAACGGCACCGCCAAGGGCCGAGGAGCAACGCGCAGTGCCTCGGGGAATGCGGCCACGAACAGCAACAGCGGATCGTCGGGCAATGGGGGTGGGGCCACGCCCAGCACATCACCCACAGCATTTCTGCCGCCGCGTCCGGAGAAGCGCAAGTCGAAGGACGAGGCACCGTCGCCACTCAACGGCGACACGGACGGCGGCTCGGACCGGAGCATGGTGAACGCCAGCGGCATTCCAATATCGGCAAGCGGCGGTGGCCTGGCCACGCAGCCGCAGAGCCTGCTTAACCCAGTCACCGGACTCAACGTGCAAATCAACACAAAGAAATGTAAGACTGCCTCGCCCTGCGCGATCTCCCCGGTGCTGCTCGAGTGTCCCGAGCAGGACTGTAGCAAGAAGTACAAGCATGCCAATGGGCTGCGCTACCACCAGTCGCACGCCCATGGGGCTGGCGGCGGGGCCAGCTCGATGGACGAGGACTCGATGCAGGCACCGGAGGAGCCGGGCACGCCGCCTTCGCCAGGCGGCGCTGCAGCTGCACAGGCGACAACAGTAGCAGGAGTACCAGTGGCACCCTCCACTTCCACATCCACCTCCACCGCCAACGTTGCTGTTGTCAATGGTGGAAGTGCTCCACCGGCGACAGGTGCAAcgacagccgcagcagcagcagcttcagtCGCCCCGATAGCTGCCACATTGTCGGCGGAAACACCAGCTATTCCCGCTCCACCAGCAGTCACTCCTCCCACTGCGACCCCCATCTGCGCCGCAGCAACAGCGACGCCAGTTGGTCTGGCAGCAACAACTGAGGCTACCCCAGTCTCTGTGTTGCCCTTGGCAGCCAATCTACCGCTGGCAGTCCCTCCAACTGCAACGGCATCGACGGCGTCGTCGTCAGTGCCTCCACCAACACAGCCGCCGCCGtcgcaacagcaacaacagcaacagcagcagctgctcaCTCCAGGCAGTAGCTCGGGGAGCAATCAGCCGGTCGCCGGGGGCAGCATCACTGCTGGTATCTCTGGCCAGGCTCTCtcccagcaccagcaacagctgATGGGCGGTCTACCGGCCATGCTgacggagcagcagcagcaggcgctgCTCCAGCAAGGAGCCT TGAAAGCGGGAGTCCTGCGTTTTGTCCCACCCGATGCCACTTCcctgcaacaacagcaaccaGGCCAGGTTCAGGTCAATCCACAGACACAGCTGCAGTCGCCGCCGAGACCACCAAGCCATGCCCAGGATACGCAGCAGACACCAGCTGGCTACGCACAGCAGGCGGGGCTGAAGACCTCTCCAGGATTCGGGTCTGTGGGCGTGGGCTCCAACAGCAAGCAGAAAAAGAACCGAAAGTCCCCCGGGCCAGGCGACTTCGATGGTCGGGTGTCCCGCGAGGACGTGCAGAGTCCGGCCTACAGTGATATTTCGGACGACTCCACGCCCGTGGCCGAGCAGGAGCTGCTGGACAAGTCGGTTGGGCAGCCGGCCAAACACATCGAGCTGCTCGGCAAGAAGCCCCCCGAGGTGGGCGTGGTGCCGGCAGCTCCCACACCCAGCATGCCTGCTCTGGGCGGCTATGGGATGTACCAGTTCTACCCAGCCCAGCAGCAGGCGCCGCCGCCTcctcaacagcagcagcagcagcagtacaTGGTGCAGACGGGGCCCGATGTCATGCAGCCCGGAAAGGCACCCGGAATGCCACCTACGCTGgcccaggcacaggcacaggtccagcagcagcaacagcagctgcaacCGGGTGCGCCTCCGCCTACCTCACAGCCGCAGGCACATCTGCTGGTGCCACCCTCCCAGCAGGCGGTTAGTGCCCACCTGGCCGATTacagcaacaagaacaagGATCCGCCTCTGGATCTGATGACCAAGCCACAGCCCGGCCAGCAGTCAAATCATCAGCCACTGCAGACGGGACCACCACCCGGCCAGGGGGAGAATATTGGAAAAGATGGAGGTGCCCCGCCCACATCCCAAACGGGCATTCAGCCGCCGCCTGTGAATCTCAGTGCCGTGACTGGCCCGCCGCCTGGAGCCCTGCCTCCCGGCCTGGGGGGCCTCTCAGCACTGGGTGCTGCCGCCCTGGGCGGTCCAACGCCCGGAAAAGGCATGCCCCACTTCTATCCCTTCAA CTTTATTCCGCCTGCGTATCCGTACAATGTCGATCCGAACTTTGGGCCCGTTTCCATTGTGGGCTCCTCCGAGGAGGCGGCGAAGCTGGGCGGGCATCCTGGTCTGCCCGGGTCGCAAGCCCAGCAGCTATCAGGGATCAGCATCAAGGAGGAACGGCTCAAGGAGAGTCCCAGTCCACACGAGAACCCCAAGCACATGGCGCCCCAGCAACAG CTGCTGGCCAACAAGCTGATCAAGCAGGAGCCGATGACAAAGCAGGAGATCAAGCAGGAGCCGAACTCCAATCCTGGCCAGCAACACCCGCCGCCATCTCAGGCCCAGGCCCCGCaaccacagcagcagccccagcccACGCAGCCCCAACAGCCTCACGCCCTGCATCCCAAGGATCTACAGGCCCTGGGCGCGTATCCAGCCATCTACCAGCGTCACTCGATGAGCTTGGCGGCAGTGCAACAGGCGCGCGACGAGGAACTGCGACG GTATTACATGTTTACTGGTCGACAAaaccaggcagcagccgctgctgctgctgctgcggccgCTCAGAATGCTGCCCAGGGCGGGGGCCCTGGAGGGCTTCCGCCTCATCCCGGCATGCTGCACAAGGATGAGTCGAATCTcagcctgcagcagcagcaacagcagcatatGACTCTGgcccagcatcagcagcaggcgATCCAGCAGCATCACCAGCATctccagcagcaacatc agcaacaacagcagcagcaacagcagcaacaacagcaacaacaacatcaacaacagcagcaacagcagcagcagcaacaacaacagcagcaacagaagctAAAGCAGGCTCAGGCGTCGTCAGTGGCAAACAACAAGGCCACGAATCTGACAAAGGACTCGCCGAAGCAAAAGAACAACTCTGGCGAGGatgagcaacagcagcagcagctgaaggTGAAGCAGGAGGGTCAGAAGCCAACAATGGAAACACAGGgaccgccgccaccgcctacGTCGCAGTACTTCCTTCACCCCTCGTATATATCGCCGAATCCGTTTGGTTTCGATCCCAACCATCCCATGTACCGCAACGTGCTGATGTCGGCAGCCGGCCCGTACAACACGGCACCGTACCATCTTCCAATACCCCGCTATCATGCGCCAGAAGATCTCTCCCGCAATACGGGCACCAAGGCACTGGATGCACTGCATCATGCAGCCAGCCAGTACTACACTACGCACAAGATCCATGAGCTCAGCGAACGTGCCCTCAAGTCGCCCACCAGCGGCAGCGGCCCCGTCAAGGTGAGCGTCAGCAGTCCCAGCATCGGACCACCCCAGTCGGGTGGCCCATCAAACAGCGGTCCGGGCTCCGGTCCCAATGTCCTCGGTGGCAACGGGCCCAGCCAGCCCGGTTCGGGTCCTGGGTCTGCGGGCGGTGTGCCGCTGAATCTACAGCCACCATCAGGAGGATTGGGCTCGACGCCCGGTAATAAGCCCGACCTGGCCGGCCAGAAGCCGCACGGAGTGCCGCCTGGCTCAGCGCTAGACGCGCACAAACAGACGATGCCTGGTGGCCCACCACCCAGTGGACCACCCGGCAACGGCGGTGTGGGAGGAGTCGGTGGAGCCGTTGTGAATGGTCCTGCGGGTGGAGGTGGCGCAGGTGCCGCTGACTCCCGCAGTCCGCCGCCCCAAAGGCACGTCCACACTCATCACCACACGCACGTAGGACTCGGTTATCCCATGTATCCGGCGCCCTATGGAG CGGCTGTCTTGGCTAGCCAGCAGGCGGCTGCTGTAGCTGTGATAAACCCGTTTCCGCCGGGACCGTCAAAATGA